A window of the Desulfobulbaceae bacterium genome harbors these coding sequences:
- a CDS encoding chemotaxis protein CheA, with the protein MGGSAIAAQLDEMALKIMMVEPGDLSVVGELVVLIEELQEMPGIEGYPGLQRMGQALRDVICKIVMTELPDSAENYERIGQCISMMQEDYRKGGDDAAETGFVAIVKKIELESDEDEGSVSEIISQEGAVLARSTTISAPQGMKILESSPEEAMEFLQDVELLTGFVGETMEHLESIEVNVLELEDNPGDLEIVNKIFRPFHTIKGVAGFLNLKSIQRLAHSTENLLDDVRNGVHVMDAGVIDVVLKVGDFLKTMVDNLRVVLKEGPEQYKKYDISDYVAWVEAVQKGGGASGTAEEVAISVSSAPEVPVQPLVKQDIAPVFVASGGEAELLSAAAVKVVAPPKASVGDSIKVDVEKLDGLVNAVGELVIMQAMVRSNPRLATLSDPKLIKDFSQLSRITSELQKTAMSMRMVPIRQTFQKMIRLVRDLSKKTGKEVNLVMVGEETEIDRNMVDSIYDPLVHMMRNSVDHGVQIPGEREKLGKPRSGTVSLRAYQKGGYMVIEIEDDGQGLNTEKIRRKAIERGLIQEHDNSTAYELNNLIFLPGFSTADKITDVSGRGVGMDVVKKAVEKLRGKVEAISSPGKGSLFVIRLPLTLAIIDGIIVRVGSERYIIPTTAIQESLKPPRENYNTVQGKGETLMVRGAVLPIIRLYHLFNVEPTYTDPWDAIVVVVEYEGRQRAIMVDELLGKQEVVIKNLGGLSDIPGVAGGTILGDGRVGLILDLAGIVQSHSGHAAVEAKG; encoded by the coding sequence ATGGGTGGTTCAGCAATTGCCGCGCAACTCGATGAAATGGCTTTAAAAATTATGATGGTGGAGCCTGGTGACCTTTCAGTGGTTGGCGAATTAGTCGTTCTCATCGAAGAGTTACAGGAAATGCCAGGGATTGAGGGTTATCCTGGATTGCAGAGGATGGGACAGGCTCTTCGCGATGTTATTTGTAAAATTGTGATGACCGAGTTGCCCGATTCAGCCGAAAATTATGAACGGATTGGCCAGTGCATCAGTATGATGCAGGAAGATTATAGGAAGGGAGGAGATGATGCGGCAGAAACAGGGTTTGTCGCGATAGTTAAAAAAATTGAGTTGGAATCTGATGAAGATGAGGGCTCTGTTTCTGAAATAATTTCTCAAGAGGGAGCAGTTTTGGCTCGTTCGACCACAATAAGTGCGCCTCAGGGAATGAAAATTTTGGAATCATCCCCAGAAGAAGCTATGGAATTTCTTCAAGATGTTGAGCTGCTGACAGGGTTTGTCGGCGAAACCATGGAGCATCTTGAGTCCATAGAGGTCAATGTCCTTGAATTGGAGGATAATCCAGGGGATTTGGAGATAGTTAATAAGATTTTCCGGCCGTTTCATACTATCAAGGGTGTTGCCGGATTCTTGAACCTGAAGAGTATTCAGAGATTAGCCCATAGTACCGAAAATTTGCTGGACGACGTACGAAACGGTGTCCATGTCATGGATGCCGGGGTTATTGATGTGGTGTTGAAGGTTGGAGATTTTTTGAAAACCATGGTCGATAACTTGAGAGTGGTATTGAAAGAGGGTCCGGAACAATACAAAAAGTATGACATCAGCGATTACGTGGCCTGGGTTGAGGCTGTTCAGAAGGGTGGCGGTGCCAGTGGTACGGCAGAGGAGGTTGCGATTTCGGTGTCAAGCGCCCCGGAAGTTCCTGTTCAGCCATTAGTCAAGCAGGACATTGCTCCGGTGTTTGTTGCCTCTGGTGGTGAGGCAGAGCTTTTGTCAGCGGCAGCGGTGAAAGTTGTGGCACCGCCTAAGGCTTCGGTTGGCGATTCCATTAAGGTTGATGTCGAAAAGCTTGACGGCTTGGTAAACGCGGTAGGTGAGTTGGTTATCATGCAGGCCATGGTGCGGTCTAATCCCAGGCTTGCAACTCTGTCCGATCCTAAGCTGATCAAGGACTTCTCTCAGTTGAGTCGCATTACCAGTGAACTGCAGAAAACCGCCATGTCCATGCGGATGGTGCCGATTCGTCAGACCTTTCAGAAGATGATTCGCTTGGTTCGTGATCTTTCCAAGAAGACCGGGAAGGAGGTCAATCTGGTTATGGTAGGCGAAGAGACCGAGATTGATCGCAACATGGTCGATTCGATATATGATCCCTTGGTTCATATGATGCGAAATTCGGTTGACCATGGAGTTCAGATCCCAGGAGAACGGGAAAAGTTGGGGAAACCCAGGTCGGGAACGGTCAGCCTGAGAGCGTATCAAAAGGGTGGCTATATGGTGATCGAGATAGAGGACGATGGCCAGGGCTTGAATACGGAGAAGATTCGTCGTAAGGCAATTGAGCGGGGGTTGATTCAGGAGCATGATAACAGCACGGCCTATGAATTGAACAACCTGATCTTCCTGCCAGGGTTTTCCACTGCAGATAAGATTACCGATGTCTCGGGGCGCGGCGTTGGCATGGATGTGGTTAAAAAAGCAGTAGAAAAACTGCGCGGCAAAGTTGAGGCTATTAGTTCGCCGGGCAAGGGATCGCTGTTTGTGATTCGGCTTCCTTTGACTCTGGCGATTATCGACGGGATTATCGTCCGGGTGGGTAGTGAGCGGTATATCATTCCCACCACCGCCATTCAAGAGTCGCTGAAGCCCCCCCGGGAGAATTACAATACGGTTCAGGGGAAGGGTGAGACATTGATGGTACGGGGGGCGGTGCTTCCCATTATCCGGCTGTATCATCTCTTCAATGTTGAGCCCACCTATACAGACCCGTGGGATGCTATTGTGGTGGTAGTTGAGTATGAGGGGCGGCAGCGGGCGATTATGGTCGATGAATTGCTAGGCAAGCAGGAAGTGGTGATCAAAAATCTGGGAGGATTGAGCGATATTCCAGGCGTGGCCGGAGGAACTATTCTTGGCGATGGTCGAGTTGGTCTGATTCTTGACTTGGCCGGTATTGTCCAGTCACACTCGGGTCATGCCGCGGTTGAAGCCAAAGGTTGA
- a CDS encoding purine-binding chemotaxis protein CheW — protein sequence MEAGTKEIQSGGGQGLGGKYLTFGLGTEEYGIVITKVREIIGIMEITAVPHTPDFIKGVINLRGRVIPILELRMKFGMELKEYDERTCIIVVDVPGPSGMVQVGMLVDSVSEVVNIADQDIEPPPDFGVATESDNIIGMGKIKGKLKILLDVDQVIGRTLASSLTSLK from the coding sequence ATGGAGGCAGGAACAAAAGAAATTCAGAGCGGTGGTGGGCAGGGTCTTGGCGGTAAATATCTGACGTTTGGCCTAGGCACAGAGGAATATGGAATTGTTATTACTAAGGTTCGTGAGATTATTGGTATCATGGAGATCACGGCAGTACCGCACACCCCGGATTTTATTAAGGGTGTTATTAACCTTCGTGGTCGGGTTATTCCCATACTCGAGTTGCGGATGAAGTTTGGGATGGAGCTGAAGGAATATGATGAACGAACCTGTATCATCGTGGTTGATGTGCCGGGACCAAGTGGGATGGTGCAAGTGGGGATGCTGGTGGATTCTGTCTCTGAGGTGGTGAATATTGCTGATCAGGATATTGAGCCGCCGCCTGACTTTGGTGTCGCTACCGAGTCCGATAATATCATTGGTATGGGTAAGATCAAGGGTAAGTTGAAGATTTTACTTGATGTCGATCAGGTCATCGGTCGAACTCTGGCATCATCGCTTACCTCACTTAAGTAG
- a CDS encoding tetratricopeptide repeat protein, with protein sequence MASIRFCWQGLVIGLCVVVLAGCGAGKRLTEGGDNHQPLLPPPPSVTPVTDKGEGKSPVSMPDKEPVAGYRMSGDDPLVSERVSFYEKTLDQWRETLSQLTSRGEVKDGTDSWRDCLLAAQQALAGYNSLEAGQERDANPWSIVARDVGYYEKGCDQVLAALQGRGSAVQSDPSLLPPGSDGLLTQLREHYDARDYQGAITTYEAMTPSQEPAQVSRDVRELYGKSLVKTGRFEDAAAIYTGILAEFGPVNDLKTLELRLETGDVLLAAGRVDDARQVYQGHIQALSPLVSQQEWAEAHAQAFAEQVAPEDMLQYRELMRAYLLFDGKQIPPSLIEGVAAMEGSTPGPFLDLAKIMLGRVRTQAQTWAREQLAEIRSLIDLKKLDEAHALLGQVIASASPEIMGVITQFQAEIAQAQALGQVVPGEATAPEAVDPWQETMVLFEHQKYDEAIVGFQKFEGTERAAEAQAKIAESVELAASAMRRQAAALFAKARNTFDPEIKRQTLQSSRVLLGQLIEKYPQATVIDKARQNMKVIDAELGILSSSPPSLP encoded by the coding sequence ATGGCCAGTATTCGGTTTTGTTGGCAGGGCTTGGTTATAGGATTATGTGTGGTGGTTTTGGCAGGGTGTGGGGCTGGGAAACGGTTGACCGAAGGTGGCGACAATCATCAGCCGCTGCTTCCTCCCCCTCCATCGGTGACGCCGGTTACTGACAAGGGGGAGGGGAAATCTCCGGTGAGTATGCCGGACAAGGAGCCTGTGGCCGGATATCGAATGTCTGGGGACGATCCGTTAGTGTCAGAGCGGGTTTCGTTTTACGAAAAGACCCTTGATCAGTGGCGTGAAACGTTAAGTCAATTGACTTCGAGGGGAGAGGTAAAGGACGGGACGGATTCCTGGCGGGATTGTTTGCTGGCAGCGCAACAGGCGCTGGCAGGCTACAATTCACTTGAGGCAGGCCAGGAAAGAGATGCTAACCCTTGGAGTATCGTCGCTCGGGATGTCGGGTATTATGAAAAGGGGTGCGATCAAGTTCTTGCCGCCTTGCAGGGGAGGGGCTCTGCTGTGCAAAGCGATCCGTCGCTGTTGCCCCCAGGCAGCGATGGTCTTCTGACTCAACTGCGCGAGCACTATGACGCGAGGGATTATCAGGGAGCAATTACTACCTATGAAGCAATGACTCCCAGCCAGGAACCGGCGCAAGTTTCACGGGATGTCCGAGAGCTTTACGGTAAATCTTTGGTGAAAACCGGTCGTTTTGAGGATGCTGCTGCGATTTATACCGGAATTTTGGCCGAGTTTGGTCCGGTCAATGATTTGAAAACTCTGGAGTTGCGGCTGGAGACTGGAGATGTCTTGCTGGCTGCCGGTCGAGTGGATGATGCCCGGCAGGTGTATCAGGGGCACATCCAAGCGCTGTCCCCTCTCGTTAGTCAACAAGAGTGGGCAGAGGCCCATGCTCAGGCCTTTGCAGAGCAGGTGGCGCCTGAGGATATGTTGCAGTATCGTGAATTGATGAGGGCCTATTTGCTATTTGATGGCAAGCAGATTCCGCCATCGCTGATAGAGGGTGTGGCTGCTATGGAAGGGAGTACGCCGGGGCCGTTTCTCGATTTGGCCAAGATAATGTTGGGCAGGGTCCGGACGCAGGCTCAAACCTGGGCACGGGAGCAGTTGGCAGAGATACGTTCTTTGATTGATCTAAAGAAACTGGATGAGGCCCATGCCTTGCTGGGCCAGGTTATCGCATCGGCATCACCTGAAATTATGGGAGTCATTACCCAGTTTCAGGCGGAAATTGCTCAGGCGCAGGCTTTGGGACAGGTGGTCCCTGGAGAAGCAACGGCGCCGGAAGCGGTTGATCCGTGGCAGGAAACCATGGTTCTTTTTGAACATCAGAAATATGATGAGGCTATCGTTGGTTTTCAAAAATTTGAAGGCACAGAACGTGCCGCCGAGGCACAGGCGAAGATAGCCGAGTCTGTCGAACTTGCTGCTTCGGCCATGAGGCGGCAGGCGGCAGCTCTTTTCGCTAAGGCCAGGAATACCTTCGATCCTGAGATCAAGCGCCAGACCTTGCAAAGTTCGCGAGTGTTACTTGGGCAGCTTATAGAAAAATATCCTCAGGCCACTGTTATCGACAAGGCGCGTCAGAATATGAAAGTTATTGATGCTGAACTTGGTATCTTGTCTTCTTCTCCTCCATCCCTCCCATAA
- a CDS encoding chemotaxis protein CheD, whose translation MKLIVGISDMKIGTKPEEELVTYSLGSCIGVVLWDPVVKVGALLHYMLPDSSIDKDKAEMKPFMFADTGVPRMFKEIYKHGGVKERMKVYIVGGAQIMDDSGMFNIGKRNQMIIRKMFWKNNVTVAKEDVGGSVNRTVTLNVGTGHVRLKISGQGEVDL comes from the coding sequence ATGAAGTTAATTGTTGGAATATCGGACATGAAGATTGGGACTAAGCCGGAAGAGGAGTTGGTTACCTATTCGTTGGGTTCCTGCATCGGGGTTGTTTTGTGGGATCCTGTTGTCAAGGTGGGCGCATTGCTGCACTATATGCTGCCGGACTCCAGTATCGATAAAGATAAGGCGGAAATGAAGCCTTTTATGTTTGCTGATACCGGTGTCCCTCGGATGTTTAAGGAAATATACAAGCATGGTGGTGTTAAAGAGCGCATGAAGGTCTATATTGTGGGTGGTGCTCAGATTATGGACGATTCTGGGATGTTTAATATCGGAAAAAGAAATCAGATGATAATCCGGAAGATGTTCTGGAAGAATAATGTCACAGTGGCCAAGGAGGACGTGGGAGGATCTGTTAATCGGACTGTCACTTTGAATGTCGGGACTGGACATGTCAGGCTGAAGATTTCGGGTCAGGGGGAGGTGGATTTATGA
- a CDS encoding HDOD domain-containing protein: MSRIEEIVNIANHIPPFPKVAMQVMKMLDDPAVQAKDLAEVIQYDSAITANILKTCNAAYFGLPRKVSALDDALVLMGQDALKDILIASSSARFYKGGAGEGYQLEQGELWKHSVAVAIMSKLISCHFEGIAPGTAFTAGLLHDIGKRFLSSFVASDFKKIMDRTYIDGLSFMAAEHEILGMDHAELGSLILQKWDFGEDMIQAVKMHHDPQALDKDPLIALVAMANTLVISLGIGVGADGLSGAMQGQGLKRFGITALDLDRYMSMLFMEMERAEDLMGLSN, encoded by the coding sequence ATGAGTCGCATTGAAGAGATTGTTAATATCGCAAATCACATCCCCCCGTTTCCTAAAGTTGCCATGCAGGTCATGAAAATGCTTGATGATCCAGCGGTCCAGGCCAAGGATCTGGCTGAGGTGATTCAGTATGATTCAGCGATCACTGCTAATATTCTTAAGACCTGTAATGCCGCATATTTTGGGTTGCCCCGCAAGGTGTCCGCCTTGGATGATGCCCTGGTCCTGATGGGGCAGGATGCATTGAAGGATATTCTTATTGCCAGTAGTAGCGCCCGTTTTTACAAGGGAGGGGCTGGGGAGGGCTATCAACTGGAGCAGGGGGAACTCTGGAAGCATTCTGTCGCGGTGGCGATCATGTCTAAGCTGATCAGTTGTCACTTTGAGGGGATTGCCCCAGGCACGGCATTTACCGCCGGTCTGCTCCATGATATAGGAAAGCGCTTCTTGAGTAGTTTTGTGGCTTCAGATTTCAAGAAAATTATGGATCGGACCTATATCGATGGACTTTCCTTCATGGCTGCGGAACATGAAATTTTGGGCATGGACCATGCCGAGCTGGGGAGTTTGATCCTGCAGAAGTGGGATTTTGGTGAAGATATGATTCAGGCTGTTAAGATGCACCATGATCCACAGGCTCTTGACAAAGATCCGCTGATCGCCTTGGTGGCAATGGCCAATACGCTGGTGATTTCGTTGGGCATAGGTGTTGGTGCGGATGGATTGTCTGGGGCGATGCAGGGCCAGGGGTTGAAGCGGTTTGGAATAACGGCCCTTGATCTGGACCGGTATATGTCGATGTTGTTTATGGAAATGGAGCGGGCCGAGGATCTCATGGGGTTATCGAATTAA
- a CDS encoding chemotaxis protein CheX has translation MISDVFKKELNAAAVEVFGTMYFTPVELLPEMPARDSWRLEASYIKSVIGYEGPSQATLCFYFPRSLGVSIASGFLGLEEEAITDQQLVDTMQESANMIVGNFLGRIDPSGVCRLGIPGAELVKSFSPDSACNPEEDLLAFVSDFGLLWLVCSVQQ, from the coding sequence GTGATCAGCGATGTATTTAAAAAAGAACTGAATGCCGCAGCGGTTGAAGTCTTTGGGACTATGTATTTCACTCCGGTCGAGTTGCTTCCCGAGATGCCGGCACGCGACAGCTGGCGGCTTGAGGCGAGCTATATTAAATCCGTTATCGGGTATGAAGGACCATCTCAAGCAACGCTCTGTTTTTATTTCCCTCGGAGTTTGGGGGTCAGTATTGCCAGCGGGTTCCTGGGATTAGAGGAGGAGGCGATTACCGATCAGCAGCTTGTTGATACCATGCAGGAGTCAGCAAATATGATTGTTGGAAACTTTTTGGGGCGGATCGACCCGAGCGGAGTCTGTCGCCTGGGGATACCGGGAGCCGAGCTAGTGAAGAGCTTTTCTCCTGACTCGGCATGTAATCCAGAAGAAGATCTTCTGGCTTTTGTGTCCGATTTTGGTCTTTTGTGGTTGGTTTGCAGCGTGCAACAATGA
- a CDS encoding response regulator gives MAFNILVVDDSETMRAVIKKTVAMSGVQIGDIREAANGKEALQVLQDVWIDVVLSDINMPVMGGVEFLREVKRDEVLRNIPVIFVSTEASQARIDEVTTLGAAGYVKKPFMPEKIRDILLDVLTKAYTSRMTEEGHDVMPEASNESDF, from the coding sequence ATGGCATTTAATATTTTGGTGGTTGATGACTCGGAAACCATGCGTGCCGTTATAAAAAAAACGGTGGCCATGTCTGGTGTGCAGATTGGCGATATCCGGGAAGCCGCAAATGGTAAGGAAGCTCTGCAGGTGTTGCAAGATGTATGGATTGATGTCGTGTTGAGCGATATAAATATGCCTGTAATGGGTGGAGTGGAATTCTTGCGGGAAGTCAAGCGAGACGAGGTGCTTCGTAATATCCCGGTGATTTTCGTGTCAACTGAGGCAAGTCAGGCGAGGATTGATGAAGTGACAACCCTTGGTGCGGCTGGTTATGTTAAGAAGCCCTTTATGCCGGAGAAAATCAGGGACATTCTTCTTGATGTATTGACAAAGGCTTATACGAGTCGGATGACTGAAGAGGGGCATGATGTTATGCCTGAGGCGAGTAACGAATCGGATTTTTAA
- a CDS encoding protein-glutamate O-methyltransferase CheR encodes MVGKQLTDAEFKKFSDLIYQHVGIFMKLEKKELLNARLGKRLRACQLDSFQEYFDLITQPGEQAREFVEFLDSVSTNFTSFFREVSHFEYMKTRVLPDLVAKRGGNREFVFWSSASSSGEEPYTMAMFLSEFAVQMPGFRYRIIATDISTKVLAMAANGVYPVEQTTKVPLDIMKKYFQKGLGASAGKVKVKEQIRKQVAFQRFNLMGEFPWREEMDVIFCRNVMIYFDRQTQEKLVGKFYDCLARGGYLFIGHSESISSLKHDFVQVEATTYRKV; translated from the coding sequence ATGGTGGGTAAGCAGCTGACAGATGCAGAGTTTAAGAAATTCAGCGATCTTATCTACCAGCATGTTGGTATCTTCATGAAGCTGGAGAAGAAGGAGTTGCTTAATGCCCGCTTGGGTAAGCGGCTGCGTGCCTGCCAGCTGGATTCTTTTCAGGAATATTTTGATCTGATTACGCAACCTGGCGAACAGGCTCGCGAGTTTGTTGAATTTCTCGACAGCGTATCAACTAATTTTACCAGTTTTTTCCGTGAGGTTTCTCATTTTGAGTATATGAAGACACGGGTCCTTCCGGATTTGGTGGCCAAGAGGGGTGGAAACCGAGAGTTTGTGTTCTGGTCTTCAGCCTCCTCTTCCGGGGAAGAACCGTATACCATGGCTATGTTCTTAAGTGAGTTCGCGGTGCAAATGCCTGGTTTTCGCTACCGGATTATTGCTACCGATATCTCGACCAAGGTCTTGGCGATGGCGGCTAATGGGGTCTATCCTGTTGAGCAGACAACCAAGGTACCCCTTGATATTATGAAAAAATATTTTCAGAAAGGTCTTGGCGCCAGCGCTGGCAAGGTAAAGGTTAAAGAACAAATCCGTAAGCAAGTGGCATTTCAACGGTTTAATTTGATGGGTGAATTTCCTTGGCGGGAGGAGATGGATGTTATTTTTTGCCGCAACGTCATGATCTATTTTGATCGTCAGACCCAGGAGAAACTCGTTGGTAAATTTTATGACTGCTTGGCGAGGGGCGGGTATTTATTTATTGGACATTCTGAAAGTATTTCAAGCCTAAAGCATGATTTTGTTCAGGTCGAAGCCACAACCTATAGAAAGGTTTAA
- a CDS encoding glycosyl transferase family 51 gives MGRKLLLWFVGFLGLSVAGVAALAYWFVVIYPADDISPDNLKKLLGVESPVFYQDGQSKVGVIFTDSHRQYLAYAKIPQGFVQAIVAAEDHEFFSHHGVDIPGIFRAMLANLQAGRVVQGGSTLTQQAAKNLFKREGRSYREKAKELLYALRLEAHYSKEKILEFYANQFYVSGNGLGLGVAAKYYFDKDVEELTLIENAFIAGSVKRPNYYNPFIKRDEASAKEARLKARQRTGYVLGQMRDMGMINEQIYHDLSAQEVPFKQGRTSFADNTVMDVVKDALVEPEVEEALAANGVENVASSGIRIITTVDKELQDEGLRSTRQELSRLSVRLLGYDHRLLQEKYQKLAEEKSPIEVGGFLFGRVIDTVKGTDPEVQVLLGSASDNGVLTDVTGVIDRDGLMPMAEAQAKYQGQRWSAADRSQLLRIVGTMQGGDLVYVSLRDRDSESGRYRLDLHKYPEMQGAVIAVREGAIKAMIGGNENRFFNRAMDAKRVMGSVVKPLVYSAALQLGWSAADMLVNERGAFVYQNQEYFPRPDHHSPHPWVSVSWAGVKSENLATVWLLYHLCDRLNSGQFKEVIDKVGLGREQGESYQRYVSKIRDQYGVLINDLALRRLAFDSAVELIGPDLLFDGKIAENDLLHHFNYQLQGVYAPNDKETEKEVRRQAVARTFVDQQRFYRQLLAYKIKVEAESAVDSQFLPFGEVGDGQVRARIFSGPTGYLFAETPPGGEWRMMSLQEVVAVLRAQPPGSQDFWDGISMNGLLTAGTFRQLTEIVGQEFQRVSALPAYESEVLHRVRDFRVLAGLRYLIALVREMGVTSPLEPVLSFPLGSNVMTLLEVARAYETLVTGENYRVGRPGADESLMIIDRIEDSDGRVIYLPERTVKRVLDVNTALCLSDILKNVVKYGTGRYARGRIRITSQDQKRQALLEDLDLEVPVLGKTGTANEFRNSSFAGYVPGVAEDGTGLALKGGYALAVYEGFDDNVSMTRTSSHVTGSSGALVLWSEMADAIVNDAGYGDKLRIEALPFAADIEFPLRYPELGQVVAEQVKVSVVGSQVGDPAALVPPAVRSAVQLGPSVVTFGKIQGAGELIPTRQVKPFWGEQ, from the coding sequence ATGGGTCGAAAATTATTATTGTGGTTTGTTGGGTTCTTGGGATTGTCAGTAGCTGGTGTTGCGGCTTTGGCATATTGGTTTGTTGTCATCTATCCTGCCGATGATATCAGCCCTGACAATCTTAAAAAACTTCTGGGCGTTGAATCTCCGGTGTTTTATCAGGATGGGCAGAGCAAAGTTGGGGTGATCTTTACAGACTCGCACCGGCAGTACCTGGCCTACGCCAAAATCCCTCAGGGCTTTGTGCAGGCGATTGTGGCGGCTGAAGATCATGAATTTTTCAGTCATCATGGAGTAGATATCCCTGGCATTTTTCGGGCGATGCTGGCTAATCTTCAGGCTGGGCGAGTTGTTCAGGGCGGCAGCACTCTGACTCAGCAGGCGGCAAAAAATTTATTTAAGCGGGAGGGCCGTTCTTATCGTGAAAAAGCGAAAGAACTTCTCTACGCCTTACGGCTTGAAGCTCATTATTCAAAAGAGAAGATCCTAGAATTTTACGCAAACCAATTTTACGTCAGTGGTAACGGACTGGGCCTCGGGGTGGCTGCAAAGTATTATTTTGATAAGGATGTCGAAGAGTTGACTCTTATTGAAAATGCCTTTATCGCTGGCAGTGTTAAGCGCCCGAACTATTATAATCCTTTTATCAAGCGAGATGAGGCTTCGGCCAAGGAGGCGCGCCTTAAGGCACGACAGCGAACAGGCTATGTGCTCGGGCAGATGCGGGATATGGGGATGATCAATGAACAGATTTATCACGATTTGTCAGCCCAGGAGGTCCCTTTCAAGCAGGGAAGGACGTCCTTTGCCGATAACACGGTGATGGATGTGGTCAAAGATGCCTTGGTGGAACCTGAGGTGGAGGAGGCGTTGGCCGCGAATGGTGTTGAAAACGTGGCCAGTTCTGGAATCAGGATTATCACTACGGTCGATAAAGAGTTGCAGGATGAGGGGCTTAGGTCCACGCGCCAAGAACTTTCGCGGTTGTCTGTTCGGTTGTTGGGGTATGATCATCGCCTGTTGCAGGAGAAGTATCAGAAGCTTGCCGAGGAGAAGAGCCCTATAGAGGTAGGGGGATTTCTCTTTGGGCGGGTCATTGATACGGTCAAAGGAACAGATCCTGAAGTGCAGGTCCTTTTAGGGAGTGCCTCCGATAACGGGGTGCTGACCGATGTTACTGGGGTGATTGATCGTGATGGCCTGATGCCTATGGCCGAGGCACAGGCTAAGTACCAAGGGCAACGGTGGAGCGCTGCCGATCGTTCTCAACTCCTGCGTATAGTGGGTACGATGCAGGGTGGGGATTTGGTCTATGTCTCACTGAGAGATCGTGATTCGGAGTCGGGTCGCTATCGCCTTGATCTGCATAAGTATCCCGAGATGCAAGGGGCGGTGATTGCTGTGCGGGAGGGTGCGATCAAGGCCATGATAGGCGGTAATGAAAATCGTTTTTTTAACAGAGCCATGGACGCCAAACGGGTGATGGGTTCGGTTGTAAAGCCTCTGGTATACAGCGCGGCTCTGCAGCTGGGCTGGAGCGCTGCGGATATGCTGGTAAATGAACGCGGCGCTTTTGTTTATCAGAATCAGGAATATTTCCCTAGACCGGATCATCATAGTCCACATCCGTGGGTGTCGGTGAGTTGGGCCGGGGTGAAATCAGAAAATCTGGCCACAGTGTGGTTGCTCTATCATCTTTGTGATCGGTTGAATTCCGGCCAGTTCAAGGAGGTGATCGACAAAGTTGGCCTGGGACGGGAGCAGGGTGAGTCCTATCAGCGCTATGTCAGTAAGATTCGTGACCAGTACGGTGTTTTGATCAATGATCTGGCCCTCCGTCGTCTGGCCTTTGATAGTGCGGTTGAGTTGATCGGGCCTGATTTGCTTTTTGATGGAAAAATTGCCGAGAATGATCTCCTCCATCACTTTAATTATCAGCTTCAAGGGGTCTATGCGCCAAATGATAAGGAGACGGAAAAGGAGGTCCGGCGGCAGGCAGTGGCCCGAACCTTTGTTGATCAGCAACGTTTTTATCGTCAACTCCTGGCCTATAAAATCAAGGTTGAAGCGGAAAGCGCTGTTGATAGTCAGTTTCTACCATTCGGTGAGGTAGGGGATGGGCAAGTTAGGGCGAGGATTTTTTCTGGTCCGACGGGATATCTTTTTGCTGAGACGCCACCTGGTGGGGAATGGCGGATGATGAGTCTGCAAGAGGTGGTAGCTGTTTTACGGGCGCAGCCGCCAGGTTCCCAGGATTTTTGGGATGGGATCAGTATGAACGGGCTATTGACTGCCGGGACATTTAGGCAGTTAACCGAAATCGTCGGTCAGGAGTTTCAACGCGTCTCTGCACTGCCTGCCTATGAGTCGGAGGTGCTGCATCGGGTCCGTGATTTTCGAGTCTTGGCAGGTCTGCGCTATTTGATCGCCTTGGTTCGGGAGATGGGGGTTACCAGTCCGTTGGAGCCTGTTCTCTCGTTTCCTTTAGGTTCCAACGTGATGACTTTGCTGGAGGTGGCGAGGGCATACGAGACTTTGGTGACTGGAGAAAATTATCGGGTTGGTCGCCCAGGAGCCGATGAGTCATTGATGATTATTGATCGTATCGAGGATAGCGACGGCCGGGTCATCTACTTGCCGGAGCGAACCGTGAAGCGAGTTTTGGATGTTAATACGGCCCTTTGCCTCAGCGATATCTTGAAGAACGTCGTAAAATATGGAACGGGCCGGTATGCTCGGGGACGTATTCGGATTACGAGTCAGGATCAGAAACGGCAGGCCCTGCTGGAGGATTTGGATCTTGAGGTCCCGGTTCTTGGCAAGACGGGAACGGCTAATGAGTTCAGAAACTCTTCGTTTGCCGGCTATGTGCCTGGTGTGGCCGAAGATGGGACCGGTCTCGCTTTGAAGGGAGGGTATGCTCTTGCGGTGTACGAGGGGTTTGATGATAATGTTTCTATGACCAGGACATCGAGTCATGTTACGGGGTCATCTGGTGCGTTGGTGTTGTGGAGTGAGATGGCTGATGCCATTGTCAATGATGCGGGGTATGGCGATAAGCTCAGGATTGAAGCCTTGCCGTTTGCCGCGGACATCGAATTTCCGCTACGGTATCCGGAGTTGGGTCAGGTTGTGGCCGAGCAGGTCAAGGTCTCTGTTGTTGGCAGTCAGGTAGGAGATCCGGCAGCGTTGGTACCTCCGGCAGTGCGTAGCGCGGTACAGCTCGGTCCGAGCGTCGTCACTTTTGGGAAGATTCAGGGGGCGGGGGAGTTGATACCTACCCGTCAGGTTAAACCGTTTTGGGGAGAACAGTAA